Sequence from the Brassica oleracea var. oleracea cultivar TO1000 unplaced genomic scaffold, BOL UnpScaffold01094, whole genome shotgun sequence genome:
TGACCCAcaaggaaacaaaaataaacctaaCCATAAGTTTTATTAAACGGACCTTAGCGTCGGCCGTGAATCCTTTCATGAACTTGACTTGAATATAACCATTGATACCAATCAGAGGAAGCATCACTAAGATTATAAGCGCCAGTTCCCAACACGCAGTGAACGCTATGATCAATCCAGACGCAGCAGACGCAGCGTTTTGAACCGCTAGGGACAAAGCATCCCCAACCAGAGCCCTGATCAACGCTGCATCAGCGGAAAGCCTTGCACCCAACGTCCCACTCGAGTTCTGTGGCTCATCGAACCACCCAACCTCCATGTGAACCGCTTTCTCAAAACACATCGATCTTATTCTACGTATCAGTTTCCCTCCAGCAACAGCAAACAGATACATCTGAGTGGGTGAGACAATGAAGGAAACCACTCCAAGAGCTACAAATATTAACGCCCAGAACTTTGAATCTCTCCTTAGCTCGTGAGCCGGTTTGAAGAAAGCTTCGATGACTCTTGAAATCAAAATCCCGAAAAGCGGGAAAATAGCACCGTTGATTGCTGCCGCTACGGTTCCTAGAAGGAGAACCGGTATCTCCGGTTTGTTTAGAGCCGCGATTCGGGTTAGCGACACTTTTGGAACCGGTTCTTGAGCCTCGGTTCCTGGTTTATCCTCTTGGCCTGCTCTActgccaccaccaccaccatgtTCTAGTTCTGAGGTTACTACATTCACAGAATGATGACGGCTGCTATTTCCAACCGATGACGATGATCCTTCAATTGATTTTTTAAGACTCGAGTTCCGGAAAGAAGATCCGGAAGCAGCCTTTGCGTCCTTGTTTATCTCTTGTAACCGAATGAGCTGCGAGTAAGCTCCCTCCGGATCTCTCAACAGCTCCGAATGAGAACCTTTCTCCACCATTTTCCCGCGGTGAATAACCGCAATCATATCCGCATTTCTAACCGTGCTTAACCGATGCGCGACGATAACCGTGGTCCGGTTAACCATCACTCTATCTAAAGCCTCTTGCACCACTCTTTCTGATTCCGCGTCGAGCGCGCTCGTTGCTTCGTCGAGAAGGAGTATCCTCGGATCTTTAAGGATGGCTCTAGCGATCGCTATCCTCTGTTTCTGTCCACCAGAGAGCTGCGTCCCGTGCTCTCCCACCATCGTATCCAACCCCTGAGGCAACTTGTCTATAAACTTGGCCGCGTTCGCCAGCTCCGTGGCCGCTTTGATCTCTTGAATCGTCGCGTTGTCTTTCCCGTAAGCGATGTTCCCCATGATGCTCGACGAAAACAGAACCGGTTCTTGGCTAACCAATCCGATTTTGCTTCTGATCCATTTCAGCTGAAACTCCTTGAGATTAACACCATCGATTAGTACTTGTCCGGCTTTCGGATCGTAGAACCTCTCGATCAAACTGATGACCGTTGATTTGCCGCTTCCGCTCTCTCCTACTAACGCTGCTGTTGCGCCGCTCGGGATAAATAGAGAGAAACCGTCGAATATGTCTTCATCAGGCCTAGCTGGATAGCTGAAATGAACGTCTTTAAGTTCAATGTCTCCTCTGATGTCTTTGAGAATCTTCCCCTTTAAGTCGTAAGCATCAATCAAAGGCTTTCTTTCGATGGTCTCGAACATTTTATAGGCTGCGGATTGACCCGCGGAAAATGCGGTTACGCATGGAGATGTTTGTCCAAGCGACCTTCAAAAATAGAGCATTTATGTCATATATGTACAAGTGATTTTTGCCTTTGGGGTTAAAAACTTACATGGCACCGGCGACAACGATGATGAGTACGTTGATGACAGCACCACCAGTATAGCCTTTCTCGAGAATCATCTTCCCACCAAACCAAATAGCCAAAGCATAGCTGCTGAATAACACGAATAACATTATTCCCAGTCCTAACCCAGTCGAGAATCCTTGTTGTATGCTTGATTTATACGCCGATGTTATGAACTTTTTGTACTTGTTTATCGCTTCTTTCTCTCCCGTAAATGATGCAACCTAAAAGACAAAATTTGAAGAAACACATTTCAgttaaagatgttttttttttaaaataatttgtagcTTAGGAGGAAGTTTGAGTTTTATTACCGTTCGGATAGAACCGATAGTCTGTTCGACAACAGTAGCTGCTTTGGCATAAGCAGCTTGTCCCTGAGAAGAAGCTTTAGTGACTATAATAGCCATGGCTGCACCAGCCATTGCCAGGAGAGGTATTGAAGTTAACATAACCAATGTTAATAACCATCCTTTAGCAAAAGCTAATGCAAATCCACCGATAAACGTTGCTATCAACTGAATAAACTTCCCAACCTTCAATATTCAATATTTAACAGAACAGATGGGgtcattatattatatataaagcCTCTTTTTTGCAATATATAGAGGAATTTCCTAATGCTTACTTACCTTCTCACCCATGGCGTCTTGAATAAGAACAGTATCTCCAGACATTCTACCAACAACCTCTCCTGTGTTTGTTTCCACATCGAAGAATCCAATGTCTTGTCTCAGAATTGTTTTCAGATACATATTCCTTATCCTCGCCGCTTGTCTTTCTCCCGTTATCATCCAACAAGCCACCTCtacaaaaatagtaaaattacaGTTGAAAACCTCTATTCCTgagttctctgttttttttgtataaatggaGAAACACGCTTAAATAGTAGACTTACGAAGAAAGGCTGCTCCTAGTGTTCCAAGTCCAAGGTAGACGAATTTCACACAAACCTATTAAGAGAATAACATTATCAGTAAATGTTATCTATATTAAACCAAAAGAACATAATTCTGAATTTTTAAATGGTGATAACAAGACATACCTTTGAGATAACATCAACGATGTCTTTGTTGTTCTGATTCTGACCAAAGGAATCAATGAGGTCACCAAACAACAATGTCATGAGAGGCAAACCAACACCGTTCCCCATAGCTCCCACTGAGCCACATATCATCAAGAGAACATCATATGAATCCGCAAATGCAAATAGCTTGTAGAAGGGAACTGTCTTCGCCTTTTCATCCTTCtttgtctcttcttctcctccctcTCTGGGAGTTTTTGAAGTTGAAGGTTCGTGTGAAACAGAGTTGCCTGCTCCGGCGCCGTCACGATTCATTTTCGACGCTggtagagaaagaaaaaagagttcGAATACACAGATGGAGACCGACggtatataataaaagaaagaatGACCATAAAGGAAGGCACCTTTTgactttttcttaaaaaccaGAAAAGGCTGAGAAGTTGGAGaatttaagaaaacatttacaATTTGAATCCTTTTTTAGAGAAACCTAAAGAGTTTgctaatgtaaataaaaaagacacCACTTGtgcagaaaaaaagaagaatttgttCCTTTTTTGTAATTACAATCCAAAGAGTTTTCCCAATGAAACAGAGTCTGTTATGGGAAAAGAAGTCACATTTTTTGTATTACCCGAAAATTCAGGAATCATACTTAATACGCAACTCaattagaaaattaaagatGAATGAAGAAGTTAAAAAGAGAACGGACCTGATTACTGAAGATGCTAAGCTGAGAAAagcaaaatattttgaaagctTGACGTGAGACAAAAACTGTGTAGTTGTCTTGAAGTTGTTAAAAGACTTTGTTTACCTCTTATTTTATACCATTTCTACTTTTAAAGATTCCAATTTGTATCTGCTGAAACTAAAGAGCATTTTGGCCATTTTATATACAACTCTTCCTTTTGGGTTCTGTGAAAATTGCTTGAGAAGCAAGGAGTACTGCAATTTCATTAAACTATTCTCACCGTCTCGTTCAGTCAAAAAACGTCATAATTATGCATTTTGATGTGTTTATTTCCTTGAACCAAAAGCAAGAAAAGGTATACTTATGCCTCCTAGAGAAGtatttattgaaatttaaaatatttatgtacattcaaataatattatagggTTTTTATTGCAGAATTTTAGTGAACatactaaaattgaatttatCTGGTCTAATATATAGATCCGATAAATACAATTTTATCCGATCAAcgcataatatatatatataactttaattTAGTTGTAAAATTAATAGctgttaaattaaattattctaATTAGAGATAAGTGAATCAACTTCTAATATATATTAGACCAACACATATTAAATACATTTCACTTAGAGtatctataatttaaaattctttattttattttgaaatatagtaATTTCATATGAAATGTAGTTTAGTTTaattctatattattttggaatgaaaaaatgaataaagaacaaaaaataaatatattattctatattatgaattatatccattcttgttttattatgGACTAGAAAATAAAGTAAAGTTTAAAcgttttttactttaaattttattttagaataaaaaaaggGAGTATGATtggaaatgtttttaataactACTTGATTGTTTGGgggaaatatttttctaaagcaCTAACCTCTTACacataagaacatgtttaatgcAAGTTTTTTAGACTATGATTAACCCCAGTCTTTTAACTAGAGTTCTTAGTTTTGGCTAAGAGACgatttttagtcaaaaaaattaaaaaaatgttatatcaTGAGTCAAAAACCCTGGTTAAGAGACCGGGGTTAGTCAtaaaacatatacaatatatacatatagatgTATGCAAGTTTAGAACTCCAATGGGTAGAACTTCTATTGGAGGTGTTTTAAGGGTGGAGTTCTTAACGTAATATAAGAaacgtctcttagcttttaactaaaaaaaaactaaaaaacgtATTCtaaagcatgattaatgggggaTTTAGGAAGAGTTTCTTAGCGGAGTATAAGAAAccgtattttaatttttaattaaaaaacaaataactgGCTATTAAATATCTTGAACATagatactaatatttatatacatatattaaaaatctcgAAACCCGCATTGCTCTGAATCATGATCAAATACTCTTACTAAGGAGCCACGTGCATTGAATTATCAGCGTGATCAAATAATCAAACGgtctaaaaatgaaaattacggAGGATGGAGATAATTTTCACTTTTGAGGAAGTTGGCTACTTCCTTGGAAAGGAAGCTAAAAGTCAACTTTATATATTGCAGTAAAACATAAATCAACCCTTAAGAGTGTATACATTCATTTTCTTGGCCGCTAAGGCATTTCGATAAACTCTATTGTCATaatgtatgtatataaatattagtatttatgtTCAAGCATTGACTGATTTTATACAATTAGTGattgattatattattttttttgtcatctgttaGATTAATATTGAAACTTGAACAAAAGTTACATCAAGTCGACAAGACAAAGATTCTTCTGGAGCCAGTAGCCAGCATAGTAAACAATAATGCCCGGagccaaaaatgaaaatatagaaaacaacaCATAAACTAGAAGACACAGACCATAAAGGCAGATGACTACAAACATCTAGACGAGACTCAAACCCATTCATACAAGAAACAAACCGGACTGTTAGCTAATATATAACCGTTGCTGTAGACtgcgcctcctcctcctctgcgCCTGTACTCCACTGACCTCCTCCAATTCCAACTTAAACTCGCCATTAGACTTTGAAAGGACTCACCACACGCCTTCTACGTACGTGCCTCCACACCACAACAAGGCCACCCAAGCCTTACTTAACACGATTCTTCTCCATACAGCAGGTAACCATTAGCCAACCACCACAGGTCATAGATATGACAAGATCGATGTCTGCTGCGTTCAGATCTGAATCTCTTCACTTCAATCCGAAGACATGAAGCTTCTATTCAGATTTGAGACCATCTAAACTAAAAGAGCATAAAACTAGAAGGAACATGCAATCACCTTATCACGGAACCAACGGCGAGATGCCGCGGCCGGAGAAGGTGAAAAGACGACgactctgcttttttttttcactggctctgcctttttttttttttttttgacaaaactgCCTTATTTTTCACTCGCTCTTTTCGTGATTGATTATAATCATTCGTCCGTTTATGTTGTCTTCCGTAGTAAGGAAATTAATTATGTCATGATAGtccaataattataaaataaaagttaatcaTAGCTTTGTAACCAAACCAACCTCATAGAAGTTAATGTTTATGTGCCGAAAAAGTAAATTTGAATGCTGACTACTCCTAATAAGACCAGGGGAAATATAAAATCTCAACgatttgatctaataattataaaaatcacATGTCAGAAATTCAAATCACAGGTTAATATAAAATGTTGCAACTTGCAGGGGGGTGATTAAATGCAAGCTAAGAAAAATCTCAGAATCCTATATAGTAATCGTATACATGCATTATACAatgtagaaaacatcattttgTGTGAAACTATAATTAAAGATTTCATGTAAATGTAAcagtaaaaacaaaatactaGTACTAAGTAAAGAGGGGTTTTAGAAGAtgttaatatgaatatttattctTAATAGACATGAAATGTAAAATCCCCCCAAGTCATGAAAGCAACTCGAACTAACTGCACCGTCACTGCTTGCGTCAGTGTTCGTACAAACACATCACACATGACGCTGACTACAACATGAGAATATTTTTACTATCTTGAAAAGCTGAATCTATTCGCTGTAAACGTGGGGGCCGCAATTCCCATGCCCCGCTTGCATTAAACTGTATGATTACTTTAACGTCGTCGTATTTTTATGTCcagatatctttttttttggacgtCTCTTACAATTGTTAAGCTATCGCATTTGTTATATATAGACCCTATCTAATACAAAGCTCTGGCTTGGACTTGTACATTTTAACAATTGGGCCTTTAACCTTCTATTCAGCTGATTTACctacattacatttttttaatacattctTTTGCATTTTCTGATGGCAGTTGTGTATCTGAAATTATCTAAAACATTCTAAATATATTGTGTCATTGTGTAATATATGGTTAGAGAGCTCCCTACTTCTCTCATCACAGAACTTCTGGTTTAAGGTCACCAAGACAAAGAGGAACTAAAAAAAACCACCATAAGTTTCGGCCGTGATTGACAGAACCCCAATAGGAACCAGACAAACCAAACAAGAACCTAAAAATCTATAACCAAAATGTTCAGCTAAGAAAAGAGCTCTCCAGAGGAACTGCTGATTATAGAGGTTTATTCGGTTATCACATTGGTAACCAGAACCGGGATAAGGTACAAGACTACATAGCTCACCATGCAGACACATGAAAATGAAGCACAACCTGACCTTTGACGGACAGGCATAagcatttaagaaaaaatttcaatacaGACCCAAAGGAATAAACATAACCAaaccataaataataaaagaaacacatcacagcatatatttttttaagagaaaactTTTCTGCTGTAAAcacaacactacaagaaaacagcgacatactgagggaaaaaatcgtcggtatgtcgtcggaataacgttattccgacgacataccgacgaaacaagtcctcggaaataactcctcggaaatttatttttcctcggaaatccctcggaattttccgacggaattccgaggaaacaaatttccgaggaaattccgaggaccacctgttcgtcggaaagctcctcggaatataccgagggagagcttcctcgggatatttcgatggattttccgatggtccaatcctcggaagttccgacgaaatgttcgaGGGAAATGttcatcggaaaattccgaggaacgtgtccctcggaaaattccgaggaacggtgtccctcggaatatttcgaggaacatttccctcggtatattccgaggaacatgttcctcggtatattctgaggaacgGGGCccctcagtatattccgaggaacatgtccctcggtatattccgaggaacatgtccctcggtatattccgagggaccccgttcctcggaatttaaaaaaaaattattttttttgaaatttaaattctaaaatataaaattaaaattaaaattgaaatcatattaattaatattcaaagtttcacaaataaaaataaatcattccgagtttttggaaaaaaaaaacta
This genomic interval carries:
- the LOC106320855 gene encoding ABC transporter B family member 11-like, producing MNRDGAGAGNSVSHEPSTSKTPREGGEEETKKDEKAKTVPFYKLFAFADSYDVLLMICGSVGAMGNGVGLPLMTLLFGDLIDSFGQNQNNKDIVDVISKVCVKFVYLGLGTLGAAFLQVACWMITGERQAARIRNMYLKTILRQDIGFFDVETNTGEVVGRMSGDTVLIQDAMGEKVGKFIQLIATFIGGFALAFAKGWLLTLVMLTSIPLLAMAGAAMAIIVTKASSQGQAAYAKAATVVEQTIGSIRTVASFTGEKEAINKYKKFITSAYKSSIQQGFSTGLGLGIMLFVLFSSYALAIWFGGKMILEKGYTGGAVINVLIIVVAGAMSLGQTSPCVTAFSAGQSAAYKMFETIERKPLIDAYDLKGKILKDIRGDIELKDVHFSYPARPDEDIFDGFSLFIPSGATAALVGESGSGKSTVISLIERFYDPKAGQVLIDGVNLKEFQLKWIRSKIGLVSQEPVLFSSSIMGNIAYGKDNATIQEIKAATELANAAKFIDKLPQGLDTMVGEHGTQLSGGQKQRIAIARAILKDPRILLLDEATSALDAESERVVQEALDRVMVNRTTVIVAHRLSTVRNADMIAVIHRGKMVEKGSHSELLRDPEGAYSQLIRLQEINKDAKAASGSSFRNSSLKKSIEGSSSSVGNSSRHHSVNVVTSELEHGGGGGSRAGQEDKPGTEAQEPVPKVSLTRIAALNKPEIPVLLLGTVAAAINGAIFPLFGILISRVIEAFFKPAHELRRDSKFWALIFVALGVVSFIVSPTQMYLFAVAGGKLIRRIRSMCFEKAVHMEVGWFDEPQNSSGTLGARLSADAALIRALVGDALSLAVQNAASAASGLIIAFTACWELALIILVMLPLIGINGYIQVKFMKGFTADAKSKYEDASQVANDAVGSIRTVASFCAEEKVMQMYKKQCEGPIKDGIKQGFISGLGFGFSFFILFCVYAASFYAGARLVEAGRTTFNDVFQVFFALTMAAIGISQSSSFAPDSSKAKVAAASIFGIIDRKSKIDSSDESGTVLENVKGDIELRHISFTYPARPDIQIFRDLCLTIRAGKTVALVGESGSGKSTVISLLQRFYDPDSGHITLDGVELKKMQLKWLRQQMGLVGQEPVLFNDTIRANIAYGKGSEEAATESEIIAAAELANVHKFISSIQQGYDTVVGERGIQLSGGQKQRVAIARAIVKEPKILLLDEATSALDAESERVVQDALDRVMVNRTTVVVAHRLSTIKNADVIAVVKNGVIAEKGTHETLIKMEGGVYASLVQLHMTASN